One segment of Falco biarmicus isolate bFalBia1 chromosome 12, bFalBia1.pri, whole genome shotgun sequence DNA contains the following:
- the LOC130157727 gene encoding uncharacterized protein LOC130157727 isoform X3 yields MSGSTARKVQPFTIGTKLSLPKCAADFPADACPGIALASALDTHRGLRRSLNERISLYLAQARAAPAAPEGRPRSPSPGEDGGTDEERLSRASLARSIKKITLSNWHGEGGAGDPARTGGERNHNNNNSRPGKAQFKVFLKKDVDAEDEEQEAGSLRAGGFCSLVDRGSPFYALAGPPVLLPWKESPKGKEPAAAPRCDGRNGTGAAPLLDPSPLVAQFNREMLQAEGWVRGKLWDLKDGCNLQDWEEVSQTLQRDMKDFENTMIKLNQMGEQLMWRASPNAEAVQRQLLALRDQWQLLKQTATSQSKVLGGLRSLQDFNRKAEQLETWIRHKEEKPSLAALLQESLDKIQLTRRILDLKQEEQQFHNLHKELNSLAQKLEKQGKSESRSISARRKHLNKMWLRLQGTLKEHHEALQLALEVAAFLQQADTLLGAIHAKQKSICSVGKPGEAEPCRDRDVRDIASQVMMLDVTVSQLLSLQPSLAAQVTPKHRDVKESWAQLQQALRTEKAPALTSNSLGGEAVATSAEPQGDGSGRGAVGKEAGDKRTRGPWSTVLKDVPGKMAEHKRGEESSPGSPVVGQPPHGGDSKRRREAEAEWGTRQPEAQVQDVCQTVSPHKESMVPGVPPCLLGDMESSEAAWTQQEPMNPSSSTRAVLLEGPVPGRPPGSPQVDAMLRELGELWEDLQRKHQENGIVLHEIDKALRLVGELDQAERWLQAVAGSLSEPATMRSPVELRKDLEEMDQLESQLLLCGLKLQALREEVMGKSPTEQEGARKMQRKVEMVEEKLACVQAALRRRAADLRDSLVLSEFLQDLQEEEARSQQGPAAPGSRPCGSQGSFPLLSAQARQPPSSEDMSHPLGELQEAVEMLNDAAKERERVMEVAAEMESLEHLVAEVSPRLEALRCRAEALAQDTAQAENSFTAVKSEKDLQGLQGLLSQQQEIECAVSETLQGQLEELERAAAHLQELCPARLCPVSQEVQETLWAWAGLQELLRETRARVQQAGRLRHFFKDYLAMISWTEDTRAQIFSESPSSHGLQETPCEELEGRIEGKLKEFEALAALGQQLVSEDHYLSATIKERLEELRSMLGWVLVRWRAQKHQRDPGSKREDRRQPESPSGTSLTSQEQCAPCAWPQLESIHSPVELTPCSLLEPVQRPEPPDGTATSPPALLLSDAPSGVERSWGEASSSTPHGVGPPKEAVIWDPAETSTLLLPPRGPSGLGGTVNLILSIGKKGEKKAQLVAGSELLGEEALRMVQAEPGKAPGTKQQPTVTHHPPASSSGTLATSHTLPRAGASSIFNSLQRREQARAEQARLLTLQGIMGASSLQPAPEERQGPSNTWPQKCGRRKGGPGAAAAGPPLGELLLYVRNPLVRDIDAECGEAPQDPHLLKPKAICPQLSLGSVLSLELPRDVVVQGCHQGPAVQWEEAEGQEQRQGGGLRPWEPTGTHRAGWREEVAVDRHSTPGPGEGLGTSPKNERGTWFEEVSFNPSYSQQRAHSAGKAHGSPQRPGSASKDLQDFRLSQPSRVGVLHEWVGREGNVLAARLGQDGSPGTTSRARHRGAPRLELGPSSASIPGRAGAIPGIACAERPAGSSQPRGSPASPAAPTQLSVFEWALGAPQPPGPVLGTGEVCHPAHRQFEEEEEELQAIWDEAGEQQAPSPPAGSCAHRRPESGAGGLPSPDAAAGGPLILSSANNVLVAKFTLPTAAQLLHSPSGEQSPGGGHSGGGSPSRHRVSPRVEDLVSAAPLDGPAAGDRRRHGEEEREGSKAPPGKMEFQMMEGTLERKHVLQTGGRKANCRAWGLFHAVLMRQTLCFYQDRRDSLKSSVVALPLNLSGAVCTPDIEYTKKTNCFRLQLQDGSEYLLRAPSQPLMNEWVSKLQQNSEDTHEARHRKQQWSPRGSPGLWDNSCQDDDCGLVANKRRSYSFTSATYQKITPVAVPKEPVEAGSSYSVTLYIGEQAAALPRARCHSFVAQPVSPRDTVGEKTPTPPRPKNKSVFKKFFGKKE; encoded by the exons ATGTCGGGCAGCACGGCCAGGAAGGTGCAGCCCTTCACCATCGGCACCAAGCTCTCGCTGCCCAAGTGTGCCGCCGACTTCCCCGCGGACGCCTGTCCCGGCATCGCCCTCGCCTCCGCGCTGGACACCCACCGCGGCCTCCGCCGCAGCCTCAACGAGCGCATCTCCCTCTACCTGGCGCAagcccgggccgcccccgccgcccccgagggccggccccgcagccccagccccggcgaGGACGGGGGGACCGACGAGGAGCGGCTGAGCCGCGCCTCCCTCGCCCGCTCCATTAAGAAGATCACGCTGTCCAACTggcacggggaggggggcgcgggGGACCCTGCCCGGACCGGCGGCGAGAGgaaccacaacaacaacaacagcaggCCAGGGAAAGCCCAGTTCAAG GTCTTCCTCAAGAAGGATGTGGATGCTGAGGAtgaggagcaggaggctgggagccTCCGGGCCGGTGGTTTCTGCTCTCTGGTGGACAGAGGTTCCCCCTTCTATGCG CTGGCAGGACCCCCGGTGTTGTTACCCTGGAAAGAGAGCCCCAAGGGCAAAGAGCCTGCTGCGGCACCAAGGTGCGATGGGCGAAACGGCACAGGAGCAGCCCCGCTCCTCGACCCAAGCCCTCTGGTAGCCCAGTTCAACCgggagatgctgcag GCGGAGGGCTGGGTGCGAGGCAAGCTGTGGGACCTGAAGGACGGCTGCAATCTTCAGGACTGGGAGGAGGTGTCTCAGACCCTGCAGCGGGACATGAAGGATTTCGAGAACACGATGATAAAGCTCAACCAG ATGGGTGAGCAGCTGATGTGGCGGGCAAGCCCTAATGCTGAGGCggtgcagaggcagctgctggcgCTGCGGGACCAGTGGCAGCTCCTGAAGCAGACAGCCACCAGCCAGAGCAAagtgctgggggggctgcggaGCTTGCAGGATTTCAACAGGAAAGCCGAGCAGCTGGAGACATGGATCAGGCACAAG GAGGAGAAGCCCTCCCTGGCAGCCCTCCTGCAAGAAAGCCTGGACAAGATCCAGCTCACCCGCCGCATCCTTGACTTGAAGCAG gaggagcagcagttCCATAATCTGCACAAGGAGCTGAACAGCCTGGCCCAGAAGCTGGAGAAACAAGGCAAAAGTGAGAGCAGGAGCATCTCAGCCCGGCGCAAGCACCTCAACAAAAT GTGGCTGCGGCTGCAGGGGACCCTGAAGGAGCACCATGAGGCTCTGCAGCTGGCCCTGGAGGTGGCCGCCTTCCTCCAGCAAGCAGATACCCTGCTTGGGGCCATCCATGCCAAG CAGAAGAGCATCTGCAGTGTAGGGAAGCCAGGGGAGGCTGAGCCATGCCGGGATCGGGATGTCAGGGACATAGCCAGCCAGGTGATG ATGCTGGATGTGACTGTGTCCCAGCTCCtcagcctgcagcccagcctggcagcccaAGTCACCCCCAAGCATCGAGATGTCAAGGAGAGCTGGGCGCAGCTCCAGCAGGCACTGAG GACAGAGAAGGCTCCAGCACTGACAAGCAATTCCCTGGGGGGCGAAGCCGTGGCTACGAGCGCTGAGCCCCAAGGAGATGGTAGCGGccgtggggctgtggggaaggaAGCAGGAGACAAACGGACCAGAGGCCCCTGGAGCACA GTGCTGAAGGATGTGCCGGGGAAGATGGCAGAGCAcaagagaggggaggagagcagccctggctccccaGTGGTTGGGCAGCCCCCTCATGGAGGGGACAGCAAAAG gaggagagaggcagaggCTGAGTGGGGGACACGGCAGCCAGAGGCTCAGGTGCAGGACGTCTGCCAG ACCGTGTCCCCACACAAGGAGAGCATGGTTCCTGGAGTCCCTCCATGTCTGCTGGGGGATATGGAGAGCTCAGAGGCAGCATGGACGCAGCAGGAGCCCATGaaccccagctccagcaccagggctgtgctcctg gAGGGGCCGGTGCCGGGGAGGCCCCCAGGCAGCCCGCAGGTGGATGCCATGCTGCGGGAGCTGGGGGAGCTCTGGGAGGACCTGCAGAGGAAGCACCAGGAGAATGGCATCGTGCTGCACGAGATCGATAAG gcACTGAGGCTGGTGGGGGAGCTGGACCAGGCTGAGCGATGGCTGCAAGCTGTGGCTGGGTCGCTGTCGGAGCCAGCCACTATGAGAAGCCCAGTGGAGCTGCGCAAGGACCTGGAGGAGATGGACCAGCTGGAGAGCCAGCTTCTGCTGTGTGGCCTCAAGCTGCAGGCACTGCGGGAGGAGGTGATGGGCAAGTCACCCACTGAGCAAGAGGGGGCGAGGAAGATGCAGAGGAAGGTGGAGATGGTGGAGGAGAA GTTGGCCTGTGTGCAGGCAGCCCTGCGGCGCCGAGCAGCAGACCTGCGTGACTCCCTGGTGCTGTCTGAGTTCCTGCAGGACCTGCAAGAGGAGGAGGCACGGAGCCAGCAGGGACCTGCAGCG CCAGGAAGCAGGCCTTGCGGCTCGCAGGGGTCTTTTCCCCTGCTTTCAGCCCAGGCCAGGCAGCCACCGAGCAGTGAGGACATGAGCCACCCCTtgggagagctgcaggaggctgtggaGATGCTGAACGATGCAGCGAAGGAGCGGGAGCGCGTCATGGAGGTGGCAGCGGAGATGGAAAGCCTGGAGCATTTG gTGGCGGAGGTTTCCCCGCGCCTGGAGGCCCTTCGATGCAGAGCTGAGGCCCTGGCTCAGGACACTGCCCAAGCAGAGAACAGCTTCACCGCAGTGAAAAGCGAGAAGgacctccaggggctgcagggcttgctgagccagcagcaggagatcGAG TGTGCAGTGTCAGAGACTCTGcaggggcagctggaggagctggagagggCAGCTGCCCACTTGCAAGAGCTCTGCCCTGCTCGGCTGTGCCCTGTCAGCCAGGAGGTGCAGGAGACGCTGTgggcctgggcagggctgcaggagctgctgcggGAGACTCGGGCCCGTGTGCAGCAGGCTGGCCGGCTGCGGCACTTCTTCAAGGATTACTTAGCCATGAT CTCCTGGACAGAGGACACGCGTGCTCAGATCTTCTCTGAAAGCCCAAGCAGTCATGGTCTCCAGGAGACTCCATGtgaggagctggaggggagGATCGAAGGGAAGCTCAAGGAGTTTGAGGCACTGGCGGCGTtggggcagcagctggtgtCTGAGGATCACTACCTGAGTGCAACA ATAAAGGAGCGCTTGGAGGAGCTGCGGAGCatgctgggctgggtgctggtgcGCTGGCGAGCACAGAAGCACCAGCGGGACCCAGGGAGCAAGCGGGAGGACAGAAGGCAGCCAGAGAGCCCCTCGGGCACATCCCTCACCAGCCAA GAGCAGTGTGCCCCCTGTGCTTGGCCCCAGCTGGAGAGCATCCACAGCCCAGTGGAGCTCACACCCTGCTCCCTCCTTGAGCCGGTGCAAAGACCAGAGCCACCAGACGGAACAGCCACCTCCCCACCAGCATTGCTCCTCTCAGATGCCCCATCAGGAGTGGAGCGGAGCTGGGGGGAGGCCAGCAGCTCAACACCCCACGGTGTGGGACCCCCCAAGGAGGCTGTCATCTGGGATCCTGCCGAGACCtccacgctgctgctgccgccgcggggccccagtgggctgggggggacggTCAACCTCATCCTCAGCATCGGCAAGAAAGGCGAGAAGAAGGCACAGCTGGTGGCTGGCAGCGAGTTGCTGGGGGAGGAGGCACTGAGGATG GTGCAGGCGGAGCCTGGGAAAGCCCCTGGCACGAAGCAGCAGCCCACTGTCACCCACCACCCTCCAGCATCCAGCAGCGGGACACTGGCCACCTCCCAcaccctgcccagggctggggccagcTCCATCTTCAACAGCCTGCAGCGGCGGGAGCAGGCGAGGGCCGAGCAGGCCCGGCTGCTGACGCTGCAGGGCATCATGGGcgccagctccctgcagcctgcgCCCGAGGAGCGCCAGGGCCCCAGCAACACATGGCCTCAGAAGTGTGGCCGGAGGAAGGGGGGGCCAGGGGCGGCTGCTGCTGGACCCCCGCTCGGAGAGCTGCTGCTCTACGTCAGGAACCCGCTGGTGCGGGACATCGACGCTGAGTGTGGGGAagccccccaggacccccaccTCCTCAAACCAAAAGCCATATGCCCCCAGCTTTCCCTGGGCTcggtgctcagcctggagcttcccagggatgtggtggttCAGGGGTGCCACCAAGGGCCCGCGGTGCagtgggaggaggcagaggggcaggagcagaggcagggtggggggctgAGGCCATGGGAGCCCACAGGCACACATAGGGCTGGGTGGCgggaggaggtggctgtggATAGGCATAGTACGCCGGGGCCCGGCGAGGGGCTGGGGACATCCCCCAAGAACGAGCGAGGGACGTGGTTTGAAGAGGTGAGCTTCAACCCCAGCTACAGCCAGCAAAGGGCACACAGTGCTGGGAAGGCGCACGGGAGCCCACAGCGCCCTGGCAGCGCCAGCAAAGACCTCCAGGACTTCAGGCTGAGCCAGCCGTCCCGCGTTGGTGTGCTGCACGAGTGGGTCGGCAGGGAGGGCAATGTGCTGGCTGCCCGGCTGGGCCAGGACGGCAGCCCTGGCACcaccagcagggccaggcatCGCGGAGCCCCTCGGCTGGAGCTTGGACCGTCCTCTGCCAGCatcccaggcagggcaggagccatCCCTGGCATCGCCTGCGCAGAGCggccagctggcagcagccagcccagaggGTCCCCAGcttcccccgccgcccccaccCAGCTCTCTGTCTTTGAGTGGGCGCTGGGggcaccccagccccccggccctGTGTTGGGCACTGGGGAGGTTTGCCACCCTGCCCACAGGCAgtttgaggaagaggaggaggagttgCAGGCCATCTGGGATGAGGCGGGCGAGCAgcaggcacccagcccaccggcaggcagctgtgcccacCGCCGGCCAGAGAGTGGGGCAGGCGGCTTGCCCAGCCCTGATGCCGCTGCCGGTGGGCCCCTCATCCTCTCATCAGCCAACAACGTGCTAGTGGCCAAGTTCACCcttcccactgctgcccagctcctccacagcccatcagGAGAGCAAAGCCCTGGTGGAGGGCACAGCGGCggtggcagccccagcaggcacAGGGTGTCCCCCCGTGTGGAGGATCTGGTGTCTGCAGCCCCCTTGGATGGCCCTGCCGCCGGGGATCGGCGGAGGcatggggaagaggagagagagggcAGCAAG GCCCCTCCTGGGAAAATGGAGTTTCAGATGATGGAGGGGACGCTGGAAAGGAAGCACGTGTTGCAAACAGGAGGCAGGAAG GCCAACTGCCGGGCCTGGGGCCTCTTCCACGCCGTGCTGATGAGGCAGACACTGTGCTTCTACCAGGACCGCAGGGACAGCCTCAAG agctctgtggtGGCCCTTCCCCTGAACCTCTCCGGGGCGGTCTGCACCCCAGACATCGAGTACACCAAGAAGACCAACTGCTTCAGGCTTCA gctgcaggaTGGCTCCGAGTACCTCCTGAGggccccctcccagcccctcatGAACGAATGGGTCTCCAAGCTGCAGCAAAACTCAG AGGACACTCATGAGGCCAGGCACAGGAAGCAGCAGTGGTCACCCAGGGGGTCCCCCGGGTTGTGGGACAACAGCTGTCAAGACGACGACTGCGGGCTGGTGGCCAACAAGAGGAGGTCCTACTCCTTCACCTCAG CCACCTACCAGAAGATCACCCCAGTGGCTGTGCCCAAGGAGCCTGTGGAGGCCGGGAGCAGCTACTCGGTCACGCTGTACATTGGGGAGCAAGCGGCGGCCTTGCCCCGGGCACGCTGCCACTCCTTTGTGGCCCAGCCGGTGAGCCCAAGGGACACGGTGGGGGAGAAGACCCCCACCCCGCCTCGCCCTAAGAACAAATCCGTCTTCAAGAAGTTCTTTGGGAAGAAGGAGTGA